Proteins co-encoded in one Amaranthus tricolor cultivar Red isolate AtriRed21 chromosome 7, ASM2621246v1, whole genome shotgun sequence genomic window:
- the LOC130818548 gene encoding ATP-dependent DNA helicase pfh1-like, with protein sequence MWDRYYVHLSEDYAVKHPCQPHRILSLTCQSLASFLENMGKSLKDYGLQHLCRSEDILVQRTRDVIDALDAPNPEACNAARKQLHNEQRTTYKCIISHVKRKKSGLFFIDGPGGTGKTFLYCALYAKVRLFNQIVLPTPTSGIAASNMPTGRIAHSRFKLPVDCGQSFTCNVGKQSSVASLIEESSLIIWDEAFMARRENIESLNLLLRDLCLPDVPFGGKLVVFGGDFRQTVPIVPKKSQQEIIGYSLVSSHLWPLFTRFELTVNMQAREDPEFSRFLLALGNGELQMQETELVSIPKSLNLSCREYPATLEVLLAVYPNILTQSIHPSFFAERAILTPRNEDVDLNNSKLIDKFFGDVCIYKSFDSVIDDHCNIYPTEFLNALCPEGMSPHELILKLNCPFILLRNLDLSSGLCFSKGECVMLPRINLMPLESSGYPFQFQRLQFPIKLCFVMTINKSQGQTPLEVGVYIRKLMFSHGQLYVALSRARKANNIKVLDASSIEQKATSPCVTNVVSYDLLKKAGII encoded by the exons ATGTGGGATAGGTATTATGTTCACTTATCAGAGGATTATGCAGTTAAGCATCCATGTCAGCCTCACAGAATTTTATCTCTAACTTGTCAATCACTTGCCTCTTTTTTGGAGAACATGGGAAAGAGTCTTAAAGATTATGGTTTACAACACCTTTGTAGAAGCGAAGATATTTTGGTACAAAGAACAAGAGATGTTATTGATGCTCTTGATGCTCCTAATCCAGAGGCATGTAATGCTGCAAGGAAACAACTccacaatgaacaacgaactaCATACAAATGTATTATTTCTCATGTGAAAAGGAAAAAATCGGGTCTATTTTTCATTGATGGCCCAGGGGGAACTGGCAAGACCTTTTTATACTGTGCACTGTATGCAAAGGTACGCCTATTCAATCAAATTGTGTTACCGACACCAACTTCTGGTATTGCAGCTTCCAACATGCCTACTGGTCGTATTGCGCATTCTAGGTTTAAACTACCAGTTGATTGTGGACAATCCTTTACATGTAATGTCGGTAAGCAATCAAGTGTCGCTTCTCTTATTGAGGAAAGTTCACTGATTATATGGGATGAAGCTTTCATGGCTCGTAGAGAGAACATCGAGTCACTTAATTTGCTTTTACGAGATCTATGTTTACCTGATGTTCCCTTTGGTGGTAAGCTTGTTGTGTTTGGTGGTGACTTTCGTCAAACTGTTCCAATTGTTCCCAAGAAATCACAACAAGAAATAATTGGTTATAGCTTAGTTAGTTCACACTTGTGGCCTCTTTTCACTCGATTTGAACTAACTGTAAATATGCAAGCACGAGAAGATCCAGAATTTTCCAGGTTTTTGCTAGCATTGGGCAACGGTGAACTTCAAATGCAAGAAACTGAGTTAGTTAGTATTCCAAAGAGCTTGAATTTGAGTTGTAGAGAATATCCTGCAACCCTTGAGGTTCTATTGGCAGTATATCCCAATATTTTGACTCAGTCTATCCATCCATCATTTTTTGCTGAACGCGCTATATTGACACCTCGGAATGAAGATGTTGATTTGAACAATTCAAAGCTAATTGATAAGTTCTTTGGAGATGTTTGTATCTATAAAAGCTTTGATTCAGTTATTGATGATCATTGTAACATTTATCCAACTGAATTTTTGAATGCACTTTGTCCCGAAGGCATGAGTCCACATGAATTGATTTTAAAGTTGAATTGCCCATTTATTTTGTTGCGCAACCTTGATCTATCAAGCGGCTTGT GCTTTTCAAAGGGTGAGTGTGTAATGTTGCCGCGCATTAATCTCATGCCCTTAGAATCATCTGGTTATCCATTCCAATTTCAGAGATTGCAATTTCCGATCAAGTTGTGCTTTGTAATGACTATTAATAAATCACAAGGTCAAACTCCACTTGAAGTTGGAGTGTACATTCGAAAACTAATGTTTTCTCATGGGCAACTGTACGTTGCACTTTCTCGAGCCCGAAAAGCCAACAACATAAAGGTGTTAGATGCAAGTTCAATAGAACAGAAGGCAACATCACCATGTGTTACAAATGTGGTTTCGTATGATCTTTTGAAGAAAGCGGGCATTATATGA
- the LOC130817813 gene encoding pectin acetylesterase 6-like produces MDFWKWVFLGLVYFVTLLVIVEGFEYSNVSHISYMESYEVSDAPQPLMVPITLIDGADSKGAVCLDGTLPAYHWDHGFGSGANSWLIQLEGGGWCNNVRTCVYRKTTRRGSSKYMEKSLAFTGILSNKPEENPDFFNWNRIKLRYCDGASFASEGQDEVHQLYFRGQRIFSVAMEEFMGKGMRNADQVLLSGCSAGGLASILHCDEFKDLFPGETKVKCLSDAGLFLDAMDVSGGHTLRDFYHGAVTYLGVGKNLPPSCTNRLDPTSCFFPQNLIANITTPLFILNAAYDAWQVQASLAPRSADPHHLWDECKMNHAQCSASQMQFFQKFRVQMLNSVKAFRASRQTGLFINSCFAHCQTERQDTWFADESPVLQNKPVAIAVGDWYFDRMPIKLIDCAYPCDTTCHNLIFR; encoded by the exons ATGGATTTTTGGAAATGGGTTTTTCTGGGTTTGGTTTATTTTGTTACATTATTGGTAATTGTTGAAGGGTTTGAATATTCAAATGTGAGTCACATTTCATACATGGAGTCTTATGAAGTTTCTGATGCTCCTCAACCTCTTATGGTTCCTATTACACTTATTGATGGAGCTGATTCAAAGGGTGCAg TTTGCCTGGACGGAACATTGCCTGCATATCATTGGGACCATGGATTCGGGTCAGGGGCCAACAGTTGGCTTATTCAGTTAGAA GGAGGAGGCTGGTGTAATAATGTTAGAACATGTGTATACAGGAAAACCACTCGACGTGGGTCATCTAAGTATATGGAAAAGAGCTTAGCATTCACCGGAATATTGAGCAATAAGCCTGAGGAAAATCCAG ATTTTTTCAATTGGAATAGAATAAAGCTTCGATATTGTGATGGTGCCTCTTTTGCTAGTGAAGGCCAAGATGAG GTTCACCAGTTGTATTTTAGAGGTCAACGTATATTTTCAGTTGCCATGGAAGAATTCATGGGGAAGGGAATGCGAAACGCTGATCAGGTTCTTCTTTCTGGGTGTTCTGCTGGGGGTTTAGCATCTATATTGCACTGTGATGAATTCAAAGACTTGTTTCCAGGAGAAACAAAAGTGAAGTGCCTGAGTGATGCAGGACTCTTCCTTGATGC AATGGATGTTTCAGGAGGACATACCTTAAGAGACTTCTACCATGGTGCCGTTACCTACTTG GGTGTAGGGAAGAATTTGCCCCCTTCCTGTACTAACCGCTTGGATCCAACTTCG TgttttttccctcaaaatttaATCGCCAACATTACGACACCTTTATTCATCCTCAATGCGGCTTATGATGCGTGGCAG GTTCAGGCGAGTTTAGCTCCAAGATCAGCTGATCCTCATCACTTGTGGGATGAATGCAAAATGAACCATGCACAATGTTCTGCATCACAGATGCAATTTTTTCAGA AATTCAGAGTTCAAATGCTAAATTCCGTAAAAGCTTTCAGAGCATCCCGGCAAACTGGACTTTTCATCAATTCTTGTTTTGCTCATTGCCAAACGGAGAGGCAGGACACATGGTTTGCCGATGAATCTCCTGTTCTCCAAAACAAG CCTGTGGCCATAGCTGTTGGAGACTGGTACTTTGACCGAATGCCCATTAAACTTATTGATTGTGCATACCCTTGTGATACTACTTGTCACAACTTGATTTTTCGATGA